GATGGCAtctgcggcatcgacggcatgGACACGTTCGGCATCTGGGGCATTTGAGGCATCTTGGAAGGCCACCAGGCTTTGGCCCCTTGGCCCGTCTGCTGCGCAATCTGAAAGAGGTACTGGCGGTACGTCCGTTTCCTCTCGTTGGCGTCGGtgctctcgtcctcgctTGGCACGACTAGatcgccctcttcgccgccgccgccgcccgggagAGGGACCATGGACGCAGCtgcggcgatgtcgatggGAGATTCGTCtggcaggtcgtcgtcgtcgtcgtcggcggcggtgctcgcCTTTTGAACTTCTTCCTCATCGTGCAGGACATTTTCCTGCTCTTTGAGGGCTTCTTCGGCCACGTGGTCCTGTTTGACTTCCTCGGGGGGTATCTCGCGGAACTTGGGGTCGTCAAACAATGGCTCGTCGCTGAGGAACCACTTCTTCACGCACTCCACTGCCTCGGTAGTCATTCTCTCGTAGGCCGCATTCTTTTCGGGCTTGAACATGGTCATGTGGGCCATGATTTCGTCTTCAGCGTCTCGCATCACATAGCGCGTGAAGAGCGGGTTGGCGACGTGATCCTCGGGCGGGACGGCGCAGAAGGTCCGCTCCGGGACAAAGTATCCGCCACGCCAGTAGCCGTTCTCTCCCAGCGAGATGTAAAAGTCTTGTATCCCGACGCCCTTCAAAGACCCCatgcggtcgaggcggcgagacAGCTCGTTTTGTTTCATCAGAGAGCCAACAAAGGTAAAGTGATCCGAGAGCCAAGCGAAGGAGTGGCCGACGTTTCCTCGGTTCACGTACGCGAGTCCCTGGCCCAGCGTCTCCATGCTCTGCCGATACCCATCGGCAACAGTATCTCTGTTGATGTTCTTCACCTTTTTCACGCCCTCCATGATGGCCTCGCGATGCATGtacgcggcgacgcccccggcggcgatggcgccgacggTCCCGGTCCGCACTGCCACGAGTTGCCACGCCTTCCACGCCGGACTACTCGACCGCGATGTCGCGGATATCGCGGCAGATCGAGTCGCGCGCTGTGTCGCGAGGCTCCTTATgccggctggcgctgcggcgccgagcgcggTCATGACGTTGAAGACGTTGCTGACTTTCTGGTAGTTGGAGAATGCGCCGTACACGAACATGGACCTCGCGAGGCCGTTGTAGGGGGTGTCGAACGTGAGGATCCCTTGGATGAGAGGGAACGGCGGCTGGTCCGCCGTATCGGACTCGAGCCTTTCGTtgagggagaggaagagggcatcggcggccacgaaGCCACTGTTGATGATGTCTTGGTTGGCACAGATCACATCAATCGCTGGCAGTGCAGACGTACCCCATAGAGTGCGCGACGAGTATGACACCCACCTCCCTGTCGTCAGGAGGCCACGGCTTCTCCAGATGCGCCTTGCGGGTTTCCATGACACGTTCCTTCAGCCTGCCGGTCGTCAGCATTCAAGCGCATCGACTCAGTACTACGTTTCCAGATTACAGTTCGTACCATTCTAGGaaggcctggctggcctgcgCAAGCTCGCCTTTGGTCTCGTAGGTAGGGTACACGACGCTTTCGACGCGCTCGTTGGGCAGTTCGCGTGCAACTTGAAGCTTCAAGTCCTAGAACTTCGTTAACCACCAATCGTCGCCGCACGAACCTTTGCCGCGTGTCTTGACTTACATGGGGGAAATCGCGGAATGTGTCGTCATTACCCTGCACACACGCGGATCCCTTGTCAGACGACATTCATCTCGATGGCCGTTACTATACATTACCTTGAACCCATGGATGAaacagaggaggaggatgcgaGGCATATTGCCGActgcgatggcggcggttgtCGCAACACCGAGAACGTCGGAGTATTGCAAGCCTCCAGTTGAGCTTCCTGTATTAACGCGGGGTCATGAAGAAGCCAGCAAGTCACGCACTAAAGTGAGTATAAAGTACGATGAAGGAGAAAAGCCTCATTAAACTACTAAGTTCGATAATAAAGCTACTATATTATCGCAGATGATAACTACGCATCTTCGACCGATCGCAAAAAGTTGGATATTCCAAGATTCAGACGCaccccaggccgccgagcactAGCTGGTGGCGAgaggccgccaccagccaATGATGGCTGACCGGGACGTCATTAAAAACGTCACTCTTTGTTTAGCGTTAGAGAAagccacgacgacgcgccaAGGACAGGTTCCCTTGATCTTCCGGCACTTTAATCAGGTCAAGCATCCCACGTGTAGCAAGCAGTACGCGAAGTTTGTCAGTCAGGTTTGAAGTGGTGAAACCACAGCGGCTAGACCCTCCCACTTCCCTACCCTCTTAGTAGCCACGCGTAGCATCACTCAACAATGGCGGAGCATTCCAGGCTATCAGAAAAAGAACCACTTGATCTCTTCACATCAAATTACATGATGATGCGGCCCAGGCTTCGATTTGAGCCAAAGTCCTCATCAGTGACCACGTTCCTCATGACCTGATGGTAATTTGCCCCCGGAGTTACGACTCCCAAAATcgcaggcgtcgtcgtctctgcGCACCCAGCAATCGGCACTCTCCTCCCACAGACGGCCAGAAAGCCCAACAGCCCAAACAGAACGGCTTCCTTCGCGCTCGGATCGAGCTTCATCGGGGCATCATCAAGCTTCATAACCCTAGCCCCCGAAAACTCGGCCTGCAAGTGCCTGAGGATGTTCGGATTGTACGCTCCACCTCCGCAGATGTAGATTTCGTCAATACGCTGGCCTTCACCCAAGAGCGGCACGACAAGGCGCTTGTAGGCCCGGGCAATCGACTCTGCCGTAATTCGGGTGATGGTCGCAACTATCGCCGTAGGGGCCATCCCCAGCGCTTGCATCTCTGCGACGAGCTTCcgcgccacgtcgtcggAGAACAGCTCGCGGCCAGTTGTCTTGGGCAGTGGGGCTTGGAAGTAAGGCTCCGAGTTCAAGAAGCGGTCCACGAGGGCGGAGTcgatgctgccctcgccgtctaAGCCAAGGGCTCCGTTGTGATCGTAGTGCAGCTGGCCGTTGCTGATGATTCGCATGGCGGCATCAATTAGCACGTTGCCTGGGCCCGTGTCGAAGGCCAGATAAGTCGACTCGGGCATGGCGGTCTTCAGTTTCGTTGCTGGAAGAACCGAGGCGTTACCTGACGTTGACGGGGTCAGCGTAGTCCGCGGTCGGGGTAGCACATTGTATGGCAAAGCAGGAACACAGCAAATTTCAGCAAAGGTAGGCCTACCAATCCCTCCAATGTTTTGACTGATCCTCGTCTTCTCAGGGTGTGAAAGGAGGCCTGCCTCGAAGAACCCAGCGAGCGGGGCGCCttgtcgcccagcagcaagctcggcgacgcggaagCCACTCACTACAGTCCTGCAGCAGTGTTTAATCGCAGCGTCAGCGCGGTCTTCCATATCCTGAGCGACGCTTCTTCCTCACTTCTGAGTATCGTGTGCAATTACTGCAGGCTCGGCCATCTGCAGAGTTGATCGATGTTTTCCCTCGGGCTGGTGCCAGAGTGTTtggccgtggctggcgatgatgtcgaccTCATCCAAATCGACACCGGAGTCACGAACGGCACGAGAAAACTCCCTTCCCAGAGCAAAGTTGAGATCGCAAATTTCGGCCAACGTGGTGCCCGCATCTGCTTGGTTCGGTCGGCATAGTCGGAGGATCTGTGCCCGAAGGTCCGGATTCACTGGCACCTCGGTGTACGACAGCAATTCGATAGCGACATCGCCAGATGAGGGCTGTGACGATATTTTACAGAGAGCCACATCGATTCCTGAGAATATGTTAATGCCTGTGAAGTGACCTTGGCAAGGGGCAATGGCATATCATTGCACCATCAAGATGCAGGCGTTACTTGCCATCAATGCTCGTCCCACAGTTCAAGCCCAGCACCTTCAACGTGACCATCTTGACGGTAGTAGACACGCGATATGCCCTTCAGCTCCGACAGCGCAGACTCGAAGTACCTCGTGGTGAACGTTGAAGGTCTTGTTGTTTGTCACTCTGGAGCCGTCATCTGAGACCCGTCAGGCGTCGCTTCATGTTCATGTTGAAGCATCCGGGTTCCGGGAATCGGAGCGGATTGCCGATCAGCAAACGATCCGCTCTTCCGGGAACTAAGTCACGTTGCGCAGATTGTGGATCAGAAGGCGTAGAGGCTGGCACATTTTCCGTCGGTTTTTCCGCTTCAGCCTGTCGGTAACATGGAACTCGCCTCAGTGCTGCTCCTTTCGTCCGTCCCCATATGCTGCTACAAGCTTCCTGGACAAATACATCAGGGCGAAATGTTTTTACGTCTCTAAATGTGGGATTTAGGATCAGTCTGAAACGAACTTAGGCACATGTTCCATATGCTGAGCCGACAAGATGTAGCTCTCCTCTCCTAGCACACCTCTACACTCAGGTTCATACCTACCATCATACCACTCAGCGGGGTTCGCATATAAAAGAACAAATCACTCTCCGCGATGCCAAATTTTCGAGGAGAGCAGCTCTCGGACGACATCTTGGCACTAGGTAGAACCGTCACAACCCCACACTGGCAGCTCTGAGGCTGCGATGTCGTCCAGGGGGTGCATGCGCTCCCCGCAAACACCGCCCGGTTCTCGCTGTCTCGCAGTTCGCCGACCCGGTTGATAATAAGCCGGCTCAGGTTGCAAAAGGCGTTTAGGCTTAACCGACATGCGTTCGGCATGATCGGTAGTAAGCTGCACCCCGGTTTTCCTCCCCCGCTCTCGCCGTTCCCCGGAGCTTGGAACGCGGGGTGTCTAGTACGAGCTAGCCCCCTGTCACAGCGTCTTGACGATCGCTGTTGAGAATTGTTTGCATTGTTTCTGGGATCGCATTTTGGCTCATAACTTACCAACTAAGTTTCCTGCGACGTCGCGAGAGTCGTGAAAGTTTTTACTGTAGCCTTTTCTCAGCAAAGTTGTTCAGTGACGATGGGGGCCAAGCTGCATCAACTGCGCATCGCCATTTGGGGCGAGGCGCCTGATAGTCcagaagaaaaaaaggtACCAGCCTCAATATCCTTCATCCATCGCCGGCATGCAAGACTTGCGCAGGCCATTGTCACTAAGCTAACTCGCCTCAGCTGCTGAGGAAGATAGACTTCTTCATTCTTGTTCGTTGCCGACGCTAGAGAGGCCCGAGATCGAGTCGATCGTTAATCAAAAAGACAGACTTACTGTTGCGTCGCCTTTTTCTTCAACTACTTGGGTCAGTGTTTTCATCTGCGAAGCATTCCCCGTCTGGACGACAAGTGCTGAACGAGACAGATCGAGCTGTGCTTGCCAACGCCTACGTATCTGGCATGAGAGAAGATGTCAATCTGACCGGAAACGAATACAACCTGCTGGTGACTTGTCTATCTGGTATGTCATGTTCTTCAAAGAAGCTTCAATCGGGTTTCAAGATGCATATGTTGACTTGAGTGCAGTGGGCTGTAAGGCGACCCGTCCCCCCGATTAAACCGACCCAAAGCTCAACTGCGTAGATATTGTCGGTCAAGTTCCTCACGGCCTCATCATACAAAAGGTTGCGCCCCGGATATGGTTCCCTCTCATGACGCTTGTCTGGGCTGGGCTCACCATGGTGTGCGCGGCTTGCAACAACTTCTCCCAGCTAGCAGCGGTCCGGTTTCTACAAGGTGTGGCCGAGGCATCGACTTATAGCGGGACTCAGTACATCATTGGCAGTTGGTACAAAGGCCCAGAAGTTGGCAAACGCATC
Above is a genomic segment from Purpureocillium takamizusanense chromosome 2, complete sequence containing:
- a CDS encoding uncharacterized protein (EggNog:ENOG503P1HK), with amino-acid sequence MSSDKGSACVQGNDDTFRDFPHDLKLQVARELPNERVESVVYPTYETKGELAQASQAFLEWLKERVMETRKAHLEKPWPPDDREVGVILVAHSMGGFVAADALFLSLNERLESDTADQPPFPLIQGILTFDTPYNGLARSMFVYGAFSNYQKVSNVFNVMTALGAAAPAGIRSLATQRATRSAAISATSRSSSPAWKAWQLVAVRTGTVGAIAAGGVAAYMHREAIMEGVKKVKNINRDTVADGYRQSMETLGQGLAYVNRGNVGHSFAWLSDHFTFVGSLMKQNELSRRLDRMGSLKGVGIQDFYISLGENGYWRGGYFVPERTFCAVPPEDHVANPLFTRYVMRDAEDEIMAHMTMFKPEKNAAYERMTTEAVECVKKWFLSDEPLFDDPKFREIPPEEVKQDHVAEEALKEQENVLHDEEEVQKASTAADDDDDDLPDESPIDIAAAASMVPLPGGGGGEEGDLVVPSEDESTDANERKRTYRQYLFQIAQQTGQGAKAWWPSKMPQMPQMPNVSMPSMPQMPSAVSSLDRIPVPGWDLFSKKNTAGVAKDRAAGAEEGDACENVVGAKDDAEDDMKDTGVRSDPGEPVTDTTGGAEKDGDATHDQEMVTDTAKGAEDTGANTTGDIDGKATI
- a CDS encoding uncharacterized protein (COG:O~EggNog:ENOG503NX8Z), with the protein product MVTLKVLGLNCGTSIDGIDVALCKISSQPSSGDVAIELLSYTEVPVNPDLRAQILRLCRPNQADAGTTLAEICDLNFALGREFSRAVRDSGVDLDEVDIIASHGQTLWHQPEGKHRSTLQMAEPAVIAHDTQKTVVSGFRVAELAAGRQGAPLAGFFEAGLLSHPEKTRISQNIGGIGNASVLPATKLKTAMPESTYLAFDTGPGNVLIDAAMRIISNGQLHYDHNGALGLDGEGSIDSALVDRFLNSEPYFQAPLPKTTGRELFSDDVARKLVAEMQALGMAPTAIVATITRITAESIARAYKRLVVPLLGEGQRIDEIYICGGGAYNPNILRHLQAEFSGARVMKLDDAPMKLDPSAKEAVLFGLLGFLAVCGRRVPIAGCAETTTPAILGVVTPGANYHQVMRNVVTDEDFGSNRSLGRIIM